A single Thermosynechococcus vestitus BP-1 DNA region contains:
- the polA gene encoding DNA polymerase I: MSAPHLLLIDGHSLAFRAYYAFSKGRDGGLRTSTGIPTSVCFGFLKSLLEILEQQQSDHVAIAFDLGEPTFRHAADENYKAGRAETPQDFITDIANLQALLRALRLPLLSQPGYEADDVIGTVAHCWRSQGWPVSIVSGDRDLFQLIDREGQVQVLYLGSTLGQRKQGLEAFDALKVKETMGVWPEQIVDYKALCGDASDRIPGIKGIGPKTAVQLLSQYPTLEDIYAHIHEIRPPSLRTKLINGEADARHSRTLAQIVHDVPLELPLEELHLSPFDWPTLDHLLDQLEFRALRLQLQDWHLRLGGILPDLETDSEETWFFAPTDTPPPLNVQLIETPEQLQWLMSQLETCTDANHPVAWDTETTALNPRDAALVGLGCCWGAAPDQVAYLPLGHKEGQNLPLEETLAALRPILEGDRYPKVLQNAKFDRLVLRFQGIQLRGVVFDTMLASYVINPEASHNLKDLCQRYLPLQAQSYRTLVGKDQTLADLSPATVAQYCGLDVHTTYLLKEKLEADLTPRLRQLLLEVELPLEPILAEMEATGIRIDSDYLRQLSQELEQQLAALQQQAWDAVGQPFNLASPKQLSELLFGTLGLDTKKTHKTKLGYSTDAATLEKLRGDHPVIDLILSHRTLAKLKSTYVDVLPTLVRPDTGRVHTEFNQAVTATGRLSSSSPNLQNIPIRTEFSRQIRRAFIPEAGWLLVAADYSQIELRILAHLSQEPALLAAYQEGADVHRLTAQFLLEKTDISSSERRLGKMINFGVIYGMGPQRFAREAGVSVAEAKVFIQRFYNRYPRVFDYLRQMERLALSQGYVETILGRRRYFAFESRELQSLRGKPLDVLADVDPSKLKMSNYERGLLRAAANAPIQGSSADIIKCAMVKLAPLLPPEKARLLLQVHDELVLEMTPEAWEHLQTTIPEVMSTAVPLSVPLAVDIYAAANWLEAN; encoded by the coding sequence ATGTCTGCCCCCCATCTGCTGCTGATTGATGGTCATTCCTTGGCCTTTCGTGCCTACTACGCCTTTAGCAAGGGGCGAGACGGGGGCTTGCGCACCTCTACGGGGATTCCGACCAGTGTGTGCTTTGGCTTTCTCAAGAGCCTCCTAGAGATTCTGGAGCAGCAGCAATCCGACCATGTAGCCATTGCCTTTGACTTGGGAGAACCGACATTTCGCCACGCCGCCGATGAAAACTACAAAGCAGGTCGGGCTGAAACTCCGCAGGACTTTATTACCGATATTGCCAATTTGCAAGCGCTGCTGCGGGCCCTGCGTTTGCCCCTATTGAGTCAGCCGGGCTATGAAGCGGATGATGTGATTGGTACGGTGGCGCACTGCTGGCGATCCCAGGGGTGGCCGGTGTCCATTGTCAGTGGCGATCGCGACCTCTTTCAATTAATTGATCGCGAGGGTCAAGTCCAGGTTTTGTATCTAGGGAGTACCCTTGGCCAGCGCAAACAGGGTCTGGAGGCCTTTGATGCCCTCAAGGTTAAGGAAACAATGGGGGTTTGGCCAGAGCAAATTGTGGACTACAAAGCCCTCTGTGGCGATGCCAGCGATCGCATTCCCGGTATTAAGGGGATTGGCCCAAAAACCGCTGTGCAATTACTGAGTCAATACCCTACCCTGGAGGACATTTACGCCCACATCCATGAGATCAGGCCGCCAAGCCTGAGAACCAAGCTGATCAATGGGGAGGCCGATGCCCGCCATTCCCGTACGTTGGCCCAAATTGTCCACGATGTCCCCTTGGAACTCCCCCTAGAGGAACTACATCTCAGTCCCTTTGACTGGCCAACGCTGGATCACCTATTAGATCAGTTGGAGTTTCGTGCCCTGCGGCTGCAACTTCAGGACTGGCACCTCCGCTTAGGGGGCATCCTCCCCGATCTAGAGACTGACTCAGAGGAAACGTGGTTTTTTGCCCCCACGGATACCCCCCCTCCCTTGAATGTGCAACTCATTGAAACGCCAGAGCAACTGCAATGGCTGATGAGCCAGCTAGAAACCTGTACAGATGCAAACCATCCCGTGGCTTGGGACACGGAAACAACGGCCTTGAACCCCCGCGATGCTGCTTTGGTGGGCCTGGGTTGCTGTTGGGGAGCCGCTCCTGATCAGGTGGCCTATCTGCCCTTGGGACACAAAGAGGGCCAGAACCTCCCCCTGGAGGAGACCCTCGCTGCTTTGCGACCAATTCTTGAGGGCGATCGCTACCCCAAAGTCTTGCAAAATGCCAAATTTGACCGCTTGGTGTTGCGCTTTCAGGGGATTCAATTACGGGGGGTAGTATTTGACACAATGCTGGCTAGCTATGTGATTAACCCGGAAGCCAGCCACAACCTTAAGGATCTGTGTCAACGCTATCTGCCCCTGCAAGCCCAAAGCTACCGCACTCTTGTCGGCAAAGACCAAACCCTTGCGGATCTGTCACCGGCCACGGTGGCCCAGTACTGTGGCCTCGATGTTCATACCACCTATCTTCTCAAGGAGAAACTAGAGGCAGACCTGACCCCCCGCTTGCGGCAACTGCTCCTAGAGGTGGAATTACCCCTCGAACCCATTCTGGCGGAAATGGAAGCTACGGGCATTCGCATTGACAGTGACTATTTGCGGCAACTCTCCCAAGAACTCGAACAGCAACTGGCGGCCCTGCAACAACAGGCTTGGGATGCCGTGGGACAACCCTTTAACTTGGCCTCCCCCAAGCAACTGAGTGAACTGCTCTTTGGCACCTTGGGGCTGGATACGAAAAAGACCCATAAAACGAAATTGGGCTATTCCACCGATGCCGCAACCCTTGAAAAACTGCGGGGAGATCATCCCGTGATTGACCTCATTTTGAGCCATCGCACCCTCGCGAAGCTCAAATCCACCTATGTTGACGTGTTGCCCACCCTGGTGCGTCCAGACACAGGCCGCGTTCATACTGAATTTAACCAAGCGGTGACTGCCACCGGTCGCCTCTCGTCCTCGAGCCCCAATCTGCAAAATATCCCCATTCGCACCGAGTTTAGTCGGCAAATTCGGCGCGCCTTTATTCCAGAGGCGGGCTGGCTGCTGGTGGCAGCGGACTATTCCCAAATTGAGTTGCGTATCCTCGCCCACCTGAGTCAAGAGCCTGCCCTGCTGGCGGCCTACCAAGAGGGGGCGGACGTCCATCGCCTCACGGCGCAGTTTCTCTTAGAAAAAACCGATATTAGTTCCAGTGAGCGTCGCCTGGGCAAAATGATTAACTTTGGCGTCATTTACGGGATGGGCCCCCAGCGGTTTGCCCGCGAGGCGGGCGTGAGTGTAGCTGAGGCTAAGGTGTTTATTCAGCGGTTTTACAATCGCTATCCACGGGTCTTTGACTACCTGCGGCAAATGGAACGGCTTGCCCTCAGCCAAGGCTATGTGGAAACTATTTTGGGACGGCGGCGCTACTTTGCATTTGAGAGTCGCGAATTACAATCCCTGCGGGGTAAGCCCCTGGACGTCTTAGCCGATGTCGATCCCAGTAAACTAAAGATGAGCAATTACGAGCGGGGACTCCTGCGGGCGGCAGCCAATGCCCCGATTCAAGGTTCCAGTGCCGATATTATCAAGTGTGCAATGGTGAAGCTGGCACCCCTGTTGCCGCCAGAAAAGGCTCGCCTGCTGCTGCAAGTTCACGATGAATTGGTGTTGGAGATGACCCCTGAGGCGTGGGAACACCTGCAAACCACCATTCCCGAAGTGATGAGTACAGCGGTGCCCCTGAGTGTGCCCCTTGCGGTGGATATTTACGCGGCGGCCAACTGGCTGGAGGCCAATTAG
- a CDS encoding DegT/DnrJ/EryC1/StrS family aminotransferase has translation MSVVPFLDLRAAYLELKAEIDAAVARVLDSGWYILGQELEAFEAEYAAYCGAQHCVGVANGLDALHLALLAMEVGPGDEVIVPSNTYIATWLAVSQCGAVPVPVEPDLATYNIDPQRIEAAITPRTKVILPVHLYGQPVDLDPILAIAQRHGLRVLEDAAQAHGARYKGQRIGAHGDAVAWSFYPGKNLGAMGDAGAVTTNDPELADRIRVLRNYGSRVKYVNELQGWNSRLDPLQAAILRVKLTHLDEWNERRRKLAALYLRELSNSGLGLPHVPDWAEPVWHLFVVRHPRRDDFQQRLAQAGIQTLIHYPIPPHGQAAYAGLGIAPGTLPIAERLAAEVLSLPIGPHLSDSDALTIVGAVKKC, from the coding sequence ATGAGCGTAGTTCCTTTTCTTGATTTGCGTGCTGCTTATCTTGAGCTCAAAGCGGAGATCGATGCTGCTGTGGCCCGCGTGCTGGATAGCGGCTGGTATATCCTCGGGCAAGAGCTCGAAGCGTTTGAGGCTGAATATGCAGCCTATTGTGGCGCGCAGCATTGCGTCGGGGTTGCCAATGGTTTGGATGCACTTCACCTGGCTTTGCTGGCGATGGAGGTCGGGCCTGGAGATGAAGTCATCGTTCCCTCCAACACCTACATCGCCACATGGCTGGCGGTGAGTCAGTGTGGTGCAGTGCCAGTGCCGGTGGAGCCAGATCTGGCTACCTACAATATCGACCCGCAGCGGATCGAAGCCGCGATTACTCCGCGTACCAAGGTCATTTTGCCGGTGCATTTATACGGGCAGCCGGTAGACCTCGACCCCATTCTTGCGATCGCGCAACGCCACGGGTTGCGTGTGCTGGAGGATGCTGCACAGGCGCATGGGGCGCGCTACAAGGGCCAGCGTATTGGTGCGCATGGCGATGCAGTAGCCTGGAGTTTCTACCCTGGCAAGAATCTCGGTGCTATGGGCGATGCGGGTGCGGTCACGACGAACGACCCAGAGCTTGCGGATCGCATACGTGTGCTGCGTAACTACGGCTCCCGCGTGAAATACGTCAACGAACTACAAGGCTGGAACAGCCGGTTGGACCCACTTCAAGCCGCTATTCTGCGCGTTAAGCTCACCCATCTGGACGAATGGAACGAGCGGCGTAGAAAACTCGCTGCGTTATACCTGCGGGAGTTGAGCAATTCCGGCTTGGGGTTACCCCACGTGCCAGATTGGGCGGAGCCCGTTTGGCACTTGTTCGTGGTGCGGCATCCGCGCCGCGATGACTTCCAGCAGCGGCTTGCGCAGGCGGGTATCCAGACGTTGATCCACTATCCTATCCCGCCGCACGGGCAGGCAGCCTATGCCGGTCTTGGGATTGCGCCGGGGACGCTTCCCATCGCCGAGCGCCTGGCTGCTGAAGTGTTGAGCTTGCCAATCGGGCCGCATTTGTCAGATTCGGATGCGCTGACTATCGTCGGGGCTGTCAAGAAATGTTGA
- a CDS encoding DapH/DapD/GlmU-related protein: MSKYLDSDFHGLAIAERSISRPEWAAPVVVGDNVFIGANVRILKGVRIGAGAVIGNSSVVVSDIPPAVVAAGVPAKIIRSIT, encoded by the coding sequence ATGTCGAAATATTTGGATAGTGATTTCCATGGTCTCGCGATTGCAGAGCGTTCTATATCCAGACCGGAATGGGCTGCGCCAGTTGTAGTTGGAGACAATGTTTTCATTGGGGCAAATGTCCGTATTCTCAAAGGGGTACGGATTGGCGCGGGTGCTGTCATTGGTAATTCTTCAGTGGTAGTTTCTGATATTCCGCCTGCGGTCGTTGCCGCTGGTGTTCCTGCGAAAATCATACGGTCCATTACCTAA
- a CDS encoding sugar 3,4-ketoisomerase, with the protein MSRISHCRIIELPKISDPRGNLTFIEANRHIPFEIRRVYYLYDVPGGAARGGHAHKALHQFIVAMSGSFDVILDDGSQKKRFHLNRSYYGLYICPMIWRELDNFSSGAVCTVLASDFYDESDYYRDYGAYLTALGLK; encoded by the coding sequence ATGAGCCGAATTAGCCACTGCCGCATCATTGAGCTGCCCAAGATTAGTGACCCCCGTGGTAACTTGACTTTCATCGAGGCAAACCGGCACATCCCGTTTGAAATTCGCCGGGTATATTATCTCTACGATGTCCCTGGCGGTGCGGCGCGTGGCGGGCATGCGCACAAAGCACTCCATCAGTTTATTGTTGCCATGTCGGGCAGTTTTGATGTAATTCTCGATGATGGCAGTCAGAAAAAACGCTTCCATCTCAATCGATCATATTATGGGCTCTACATCTGCCCCATGATCTGGCGAGAGCTAGACAACTTCTCCTCAGGTGCAGTCTGTACGGTTCTGGCGTCGGATTTTTATGACGAGAGCGATTATTACCGTGACTATGGCGCTTATCTTACCGCTCTGGGGCTGAAATGA
- the cysC gene encoding adenylyl-sulfate kinase: MSANFLIQTVSNTPENILWHQSTVTRARREQLNGHKSYVLWFTGLSGAGKSRLAHTVEERLHRLGCRTFVLDGDNVRHGLCSDLDFSEVGRKENIRRIGEVAKLMMEVGLIVMTAFISPFRADREAVRNRMPYGDFLEIYCQVSLEACEARDVKGLYKKARAGQIKNYTGIDSAYEAPLKPELVVNTECLTLEESVSAVLRMLHERGMVVQ; the protein is encoded by the coding sequence ATGAGCGCCAACTTTTTGATCCAGACCGTGAGCAACACCCCTGAAAACATCCTCTGGCACCAGTCCACAGTGACCCGCGCCCGCCGCGAACAGCTGAACGGGCACAAATCCTATGTGCTCTGGTTTACCGGTTTGTCTGGCGCGGGCAAATCGAGGCTCGCCCACACGGTCGAGGAACGATTACATCGGCTCGGCTGCCGCACCTTCGTTCTGGATGGAGACAACGTCCGACACGGCCTCTGCTCCGACCTGGATTTCAGCGAAGTTGGCCGAAAGGAAAATATCCGCCGTATCGGTGAAGTCGCCAAGTTAATGATGGAAGTGGGGTTGATTGTCATGACTGCCTTCATCAGCCCCTTCCGGGCCGATCGCGAGGCTGTCCGCAACCGGATGCCGTACGGTGATTTTCTGGAAATCTATTGCCAGGTCAGCTTGGAAGCTTGCGAAGCGCGTGATGTCAAAGGCCTCTACAAAAAGGCCCGAGCTGGACAAATCAAGAACTACACCGGCATCGACTCGGCCTATGAAGCGCCGCTGAAACCCGAGCTGGTGGTCAATACAGAATGTCTGACGCTAGAAGAGTCTGTAAGTGCTGTTCTACGCATGCTTCACGAGCGAGGGATGGTGGTGCAATGA
- a CDS encoding GNAT family N-acetyltransferase, whose translation MFRDVSLNDAGFILGLRTDEQKSRYLSVTTPDLKQQQEWIQRYLISQDQAYFIIATKDGEPLGTVRLYDAQGDSFCWGSWIIKSGAPVHAAIESALMVYAYALDFLEFSRAHFDVRKANEHVWRFHERFGATRVGESALDYYYRIEPDAIAASRQRYRKYLPEPIIVEWL comes from the coding sequence ATGTTCCGTGATGTCTCCCTAAATGATGCGGGTTTCATTTTGGGCTTGCGTACGGATGAACAAAAGTCGCGCTATCTATCAGTGACAACGCCCGATTTGAAGCAGCAGCAAGAATGGATCCAACGATATTTGATCTCTCAGGATCAAGCTTATTTTATAATTGCCACAAAAGATGGCGAACCGCTCGGTACGGTACGCTTGTACGATGCACAAGGAGACAGTTTTTGCTGGGGAAGTTGGATTATCAAGTCAGGGGCGCCGGTACACGCTGCAATCGAATCTGCGCTCATGGTCTACGCGTATGCACTCGATTTTCTGGAGTTTTCCCGTGCGCATTTTGATGTGCGCAAAGCTAATGAACATGTTTGGCGTTTTCATGAACGCTTTGGTGCCACTCGCGTCGGAGAAAGCGCCCTTGATTACTATTACCGAATAGAACCTGATGCAATTGCAGCTTCACGGCAACGCTATCGAAAATATTTGCCAGAACCCATCATTGTTGAATGGCTGTGA
- a CDS encoding FHA domain-containing protein, with amino-acid sequence MTQAAWLELVKSVSEQGVRLPVSGLKVGRAPDNDIVLNDISVSRHHAFFEWREGQVHLVDLGSKAGTHLNGQAVVPNTPIPLEDGDLITLGNSAVRFRLIWQYHNYQPGATEVSKDAAVPVIEVCTKTWRQRWGLQEQTALLGTHPACDVVVDTPELLPCHLKLRFAEQHLQVVDLSDPQPAMNVHLGIGESYALTEFVRLTYVGQQLPDRIDKERHALVFSPATELGLTGTATVLAVPEADAPPSVPVKTISLVGYNTFTIGRDPNNDLVIGHPTVSRHHAKIERRNGDFLLTDLGSSNGTFVNGREVEEPTLLRVGDSIRIGSDRLVLNVDETLTQYAESGHMRLDAINLRKLVGKGTQILHDISLSIMPKEFVAILGPSGSGKSTLLDALNGLRPATTGTVLVNGTNFYRNYQAFQAQLGYVPQKNIIHEELTIAQALEYAAKLRMPPDTTAAERQQRVTEVLTELGLNHRRDVPIARLSGGQQRRVCIGAELLTQPSLFFLDEATSGLDPGTEADLMFLLRQLADQGRTILIITHATQNIRECDLVIYLAEGGRLAYFGPPNQLLPYFRATFGDRLSGIKLEDFSGIYRALDKEKNPHAPTSEELEQAYRRSRLYQEYVVGRQQMLVHLPDESQQGTKGKSRRSSEPKSKISPWQQFLILTQRNLTLLSQDRIHLLLTLLIAPLLGSLSFVSWRRDVFNPETGNGGQALTMIFVTSLIAVMIGAMTTMRELVKEVEVYQRERMIGLRLLPYLGSKGAIALGLALYQAATYLAVTKLAVDLPGDWGVTFAMYITLALAIFGGMAMGLLVSALAPSQNIVPLLVLMFLVPQIIFSGGIQPVSSFGLPGQMMSHLTVIKWPFEAMVKLTGMGDDIANDPCWREPEEERQNMTEQMQRDFCLCYGPGLFQTCNFPGIRSKYVPAVDEPAPPQPEPPGDPPTDPAALQDYLRRLQAYQAAMDQWEVKYSEWNRQRSRAINEAQGTISRFQRDQGYMFTVDVQRHWRNQSLLILAMLVALPFCQKRRDFGR; translated from the coding sequence ATGACTCAAGCAGCGTGGTTAGAACTGGTCAAATCAGTGAGTGAGCAAGGCGTCCGGTTGCCCGTCAGCGGACTGAAAGTTGGCCGTGCCCCCGATAATGATATTGTCCTCAATGATATTTCCGTGTCTCGCCACCACGCTTTCTTTGAGTGGCGGGAAGGGCAAGTGCACCTAGTCGATCTCGGCAGTAAGGCGGGTACCCATCTCAATGGCCAAGCAGTTGTGCCCAATACCCCCATTCCCCTCGAGGATGGTGACTTGATTACGCTGGGCAACTCTGCCGTGCGCTTTCGCCTCATCTGGCAGTACCACAACTATCAACCCGGTGCTACCGAGGTCAGCAAAGATGCTGCAGTCCCTGTGATTGAAGTGTGCACCAAAACATGGCGACAACGTTGGGGGCTACAGGAGCAAACAGCACTTTTGGGAACTCACCCCGCCTGCGATGTGGTGGTGGATACTCCTGAACTGTTACCCTGCCACTTGAAATTACGGTTTGCGGAGCAGCATTTGCAGGTGGTGGATCTCAGTGACCCGCAACCAGCAATGAATGTGCATTTGGGGATAGGGGAGAGTTATGCCCTGACGGAATTTGTCAGGCTGACCTATGTGGGGCAGCAGTTGCCTGATCGCATTGACAAGGAGCGCCATGCCCTTGTTTTTAGCCCAGCGACGGAGTTGGGTTTGACCGGCACGGCAACGGTACTCGCCGTTCCTGAGGCAGATGCCCCACCCAGTGTCCCTGTGAAGACGATTTCGCTGGTGGGATACAACACGTTCACGATTGGCCGCGATCCAAACAATGATCTGGTGATTGGGCATCCAACGGTGTCCCGTCACCATGCCAAAATTGAGCGCCGCAATGGAGATTTCCTACTCACGGATTTGGGGTCTAGCAATGGCACGTTTGTCAATGGCCGTGAGGTCGAGGAACCGACACTGCTGCGGGTGGGGGACAGTATTCGCATTGGTAGCGATCGCCTCGTTCTCAATGTCGATGAAACCCTGACCCAATATGCCGAATCGGGTCACATGCGCCTCGATGCCATCAACCTCAGGAAGCTGGTGGGCAAGGGAACGCAAATTCTCCACGATATTTCCCTATCCATCATGCCTAAGGAGTTTGTGGCCATCTTGGGGCCTAGTGGTAGTGGTAAGTCAACGCTCCTGGATGCCCTCAATGGACTGCGGCCAGCAACAACGGGGACCGTACTGGTCAATGGCACAAATTTCTACCGCAACTATCAGGCCTTTCAAGCACAATTGGGCTATGTACCGCAGAAAAATATCATTCACGAGGAACTGACGATCGCCCAAGCCTTGGAATATGCAGCAAAGCTACGGATGCCCCCCGATACCACTGCAGCGGAACGCCAACAGCGGGTAACAGAGGTGTTAACGGAATTGGGACTGAACCACCGTCGCGATGTGCCCATTGCGCGTCTGAGTGGCGGTCAGCAGCGGCGGGTGTGTATTGGTGCAGAACTGCTCACGCAGCCCAGTCTGTTCTTCCTCGATGAGGCGACCTCTGGTTTGGATCCGGGCACTGAGGCGGACCTGATGTTTTTGCTGCGGCAGTTGGCGGATCAGGGGCGAACGATCCTCATCATTACCCATGCCACCCAAAACATCCGGGAGTGTGATCTGGTGATCTATTTGGCGGAGGGCGGACGGCTCGCCTACTTTGGCCCCCCTAATCAACTGCTGCCCTATTTCCGCGCTACCTTTGGCGATCGCCTGAGTGGCATCAAGCTCGAGGATTTCTCTGGCATCTACCGTGCCTTAGACAAGGAGAAAAACCCCCATGCCCCCACCTCAGAAGAGCTAGAGCAGGCCTACCGGCGATCGCGCCTCTATCAGGAATACGTCGTTGGCCGACAGCAGATGCTCGTTCACCTGCCCGATGAAAGTCAACAGGGCACCAAGGGCAAGTCCCGTCGCAGCAGTGAACCGAAATCTAAAATCTCCCCTTGGCAACAATTTCTCATTCTCACTCAGCGCAACCTCACCCTCCTCAGTCAAGATCGCATCCACCTGCTGCTGACCCTCTTAATTGCTCCTTTGCTCGGTAGTCTGAGTTTTGTCTCTTGGCGGCGGGATGTCTTTAATCCCGAAACGGGGAATGGGGGTCAAGCCCTGACGATGATTTTTGTCACCAGTCTAATTGCAGTGATGATTGGTGCGATGACGACAATGCGAGAATTGGTCAAGGAAGTGGAGGTTTATCAGCGGGAACGGATGATTGGCCTGCGGCTGTTGCCCTACCTTGGTTCCAAGGGGGCGATCGCCCTTGGTCTTGCCCTTTATCAAGCGGCCACCTACCTGGCGGTAACAAAACTAGCGGTGGATTTACCGGGAGATTGGGGGGTCACCTTTGCCATGTACATCACCCTCGCCCTTGCCATTTTTGGCGGTATGGCGATGGGCCTTTTGGTCTCTGCCCTTGCCCCTAGCCAGAACATCGTGCCCCTGCTGGTGCTGATGTTTTTAGTGCCACAAATTATCTTTAGTGGCGGTATTCAGCCCGTTTCTTCCTTTGGGTTGCCGGGGCAGATGATGAGCCATCTGACGGTGATTAAATGGCCCTTTGAGGCGATGGTAAAGCTCACGGGTATGGGGGATGACATTGCCAATGACCCCTGTTGGCGGGAGCCAGAGGAAGAGCGGCAAAACATGACCGAACAAATGCAGCGGGACTTTTGTCTTTGCTATGGCCCGGGCCTCTTTCAAACCTGCAACTTCCCCGGAATTCGCTCCAAATACGTACCCGCAGTGGATGAACCCGCACCGCCGCAGCCAGAGCCTCCCGGGGATCCCCCCACTGATCCGGCGGCGCTCCAGGACTACCTGCGACGGCTGCAAGCCTATCAGGCGGCAATGGACCAGTGGGAAGTAAAATACTCCGAGTGGAATCGCCAGCGCAGTCGTGCCATCAATGAAGCGCAGGGCACTATCAGTCGCTTCCAGCGGGATCAAGGGTATATGTTTACCGTGGATGTGCAACGCCATTGGCGCAATCAAAGCCTTCTCATCTTGGCAATGCTAGTGGCTTTACCCTTCTGTCAAAAACGCCGCGACTTTGGCCGCTGA
- a CDS encoding oligosaccharide flippase family protein: MGNSYRHILHSSSIVGGGSVINIAVGLLRMKIAAVLLGPSGIGLIGLLQNILGTASGIAGLGVANVRTRQIAEAAASGEEQAVAATWRALFWLTLALAVLGVLLVWLLREELAWRVLGDRAHGLEVGWLALGVGLTVAAASQTALLNGMRRIGDLGRIRIGSALLSTLVAVAAIGQWGEQGILVFVLAAPAASFLLGYWYASKLGRLPVLPSPLSHLAAQWRTMLRLGVAFMLSGVVLNLGQLLARTLVQREASPEMLGNFQAVWLISMTYLGFVLGAMGTDYYPRLIAAIHDPQAVNRLVNQQTKVALLLARPAFLTVFTLSRCCIRRSLQRRPPSCAGRCWVVC; this comes from the coding sequence ATGGGCAACTCTTATCGCCACATCCTGCATTCCTCGTCGATCGTTGGCGGGGGCAGCGTCATCAATATTGCGGTGGGGTTACTGCGGATGAAGATCGCGGCGGTGCTGCTGGGGCCGTCAGGCATTGGCTTGATTGGACTTCTGCAGAACATCCTGGGAACGGCATCCGGCATCGCTGGTTTGGGCGTGGCCAATGTCCGCACCCGTCAGATCGCCGAGGCTGCCGCCAGCGGAGAGGAGCAGGCGGTCGCCGCCACCTGGCGTGCCTTGTTTTGGCTGACGCTGGCACTGGCCGTGCTCGGTGTACTGCTGGTGTGGCTGCTGCGCGAGGAGTTGGCCTGGCGTGTGCTGGGCGATCGTGCGCACGGACTCGAAGTGGGTTGGCTGGCGCTCGGTGTTGGCTTGACGGTGGCCGCTGCTTCGCAAACCGCGTTACTGAACGGCATGCGCCGAATCGGCGATTTGGGGCGTATCAGGATTGGCTCGGCGCTGCTTTCCACACTGGTAGCAGTAGCTGCCATTGGGCAATGGGGCGAGCAGGGCATTTTGGTTTTTGTGCTGGCGGCCCCTGCAGCCAGCTTCCTACTTGGGTATTGGTACGCTTCGAAACTCGGGCGCTTACCTGTGTTACCCAGTCCGCTGTCACACTTAGCGGCGCAGTGGCGGACGATGCTGCGGCTCGGCGTTGCTTTCATGCTGAGTGGGGTGGTCCTCAACCTGGGGCAGCTCTTGGCCCGCACGTTGGTCCAGCGCGAGGCAAGCCCGGAGATGTTGGGGAATTTTCAGGCTGTGTGGTTGATCAGCATGACCTATCTGGGGTTCGTGCTGGGCGCGATGGGGACGGACTACTACCCGCGGCTCATAGCGGCGATTCACGACCCGCAGGCCGTGAACCGGCTGGTGAACCAGCAGACCAAGGTTGCGCTGCTGCTGGCCAGGCCGGCCTTTCTGACGGTGTTTACGTTGTCGCGCTGCTGTATTCGCAGGAGTTTGCAGAGGCGGCCGCCATCCTGCGCTGGCAGGTGCTGGGTGGTGTGCTGA